Proteins co-encoded in one Bacillus sp. FSL H8-0547 genomic window:
- the recX gene encoding recombination regulator RecX yields MPTISKITTQKSSEERFNVFLNDGKGEKFAFSVDQNVLLKFGLKKGLELDEMEILEIQYGDAVKKAFNKAIEFLGFRMRSEKETADMLLKKEYPESVVTEVIHQLRHYKYVNDSEFADAFVRTHWKTGGKGPGVIKRELSLKGIDKATAEKALEQYTKEDQIEQAMVHAEKTVRKEAKSSTVQTKQKIEQTLLRKGFNFDVISIVTEEMTYENNDDEEYQSLVKQAEKLQRKYAKEKPSAYRLKMKQALYRKGFQIDMIERFLNEEEEQD; encoded by the coding sequence ATGCCAACAATATCGAAAATAACGACTCAAAAGAGCAGTGAAGAACGGTTTAATGTGTTTTTGAATGATGGCAAAGGTGAAAAATTCGCCTTCAGCGTCGACCAGAACGTTCTATTAAAGTTTGGCCTGAAAAAAGGCCTTGAACTGGATGAGATGGAGATTCTTGAGATCCAGTACGGGGATGCGGTTAAAAAGGCGTTTAACAAAGCGATTGAATTTCTCGGATTCAGAATGAGATCAGAGAAGGAAACGGCCGATATGCTCCTGAAAAAAGAGTACCCTGAATCGGTTGTGACAGAGGTTATCCATCAGCTTCGGCATTATAAATATGTTAATGACAGTGAATTCGCGGATGCATTTGTGCGGACGCACTGGAAAACCGGGGGAAAGGGACCCGGCGTGATTAAAAGGGAGCTTTCCTTAAAAGGGATTGATAAAGCAACCGCTGAGAAGGCGTTGGAGCAGTATACAAAAGAGGATCAGATTGAACAGGCAATGGTTCATGCTGAGAAAACGGTGAGAAAAGAAGCAAAAAGCTCTACTGTTCAGACGAAGCAGAAAATAGAGCAGACACTGCTTCGAAAAGGGTTCAATTTCGATGTCATTTCAATCGTCACGGAAGAAATGACCTATGAGAACAATGACGATGAGGAATATCAGTCTCTGGTGAAGCAGGCAGAAAAACTTCAGCGGAAGTACGCCAAAGAAAAGCCGTCTGCATACCGGCTCAAGATGAAGCAGGCGCTATACAGAAAAGGATTCCAGATCGACATGATCGAACGGTTCCTGAATGAAGAAGAAGAGCAGGACTGA
- a CDS encoding GNAT family N-acetyltransferase, translated as MLKKRDIHDSQPLYDHMIHPDVFPFVRHKAASIDEYLFLTKQTIEAEERGELISRTILDEWGSPIGTISLFDIQDNAGFLGTWLGKPYHGKGYNQAAKDAFFNELFFELGIDRIFLRIRKKNVRSTKAAEKLPYVVYANETRKPLLDEINQGEDIYNLYEISKDLYTFYTVRTAAETEEQHLKEA; from the coding sequence ATGCTTAAAAAACGTGATATTCATGACAGTCAGCCGCTATATGATCATATGATCCACCCTGATGTCTTCCCATTTGTGCGCCACAAAGCAGCATCAATTGATGAATATCTTTTTTTAACCAAACAGACAATTGAAGCAGAAGAGCGCGGGGAATTAATTTCACGTACCATTCTTGATGAATGGGGCTCTCCAATCGGAACGATCAGTCTGTTTGACATTCAGGACAACGCAGGATTTCTCGGCACATGGCTCGGGAAACCCTACCACGGAAAAGGCTATAACCAGGCCGCAAAAGATGCCTTCTTCAATGAACTCTTTTTTGAGCTTGGCATCGATCGGATTTTCCTTCGCATCCGCAAGAAAAACGTCCGTTCAACAAAAGCAGCCGAAAAGCTGCCGTACGTTGTCTACGCGAACGAAACAAGAAAACCGCTCCTTGATGAAATCAATCAGGGTGAAGATATCTACAACCTTTACGAAATTTCAAAAGACCTTTACACCTTCTATACGGTGCGCACCGCTGCAGAAACAGAGGAACAGCATCTTAAAGAGGCCTAA
- a CDS encoding TIGR01777 family oxidoreductase, protein MKIAIAGGTGFVGNELTAFLADNGNEVLILTRSKKESEKSGVRFVEWMTDGAAPEKELEGIDAFINLAGKSINDRWTEENKKEIVESRIKTTREVYRIIDSLQKKPEVHVNASAVGIYGTSETETFTEESNPGASDFLSETVMKWEQEASEIGKLGVRTVFVRFGIILGDKGALPAILLPYKLFAGGTVGSGTQWMSWVHIHDVVRLIHFVMNDSTIEGPVNAVSPNPVQMKEFGKTAAKVMNRPHWIPAPGFALKMALGERSILVLEGQRVIPKAAAENGFTFSFPLLEDALSDLLKSR, encoded by the coding sequence GTGAAAATAGCAATCGCAGGCGGAACGGGCTTTGTCGGAAACGAGCTTACTGCCTTTCTCGCAGATAATGGAAACGAAGTACTGATCTTAACGCGATCAAAAAAAGAAAGCGAAAAAAGCGGCGTGCGCTTCGTTGAATGGATGACAGACGGCGCTGCTCCTGAGAAAGAACTCGAGGGCATTGATGCCTTTATCAACCTTGCAGGCAAATCCATCAACGACAGATGGACAGAGGAAAATAAAAAAGAAATCGTGGAAAGCAGAATCAAAACCACCCGGGAAGTATACAGAATCATCGACAGCCTCCAGAAAAAACCTGAAGTCCATGTAAATGCAAGCGCAGTCGGCATTTACGGAACGTCAGAGACCGAGACATTTACGGAAGAATCTAATCCCGGCGCCTCTGATTTCCTGTCAGAGACCGTCATGAAATGGGAGCAGGAAGCGTCGGAAATCGGAAAACTTGGTGTCCGCACCGTATTTGTCCGCTTCGGGATTATCCTCGGTGATAAAGGAGCTCTTCCAGCCATTCTGCTTCCATATAAATTATTTGCCGGCGGGACAGTGGGCTCAGGCACACAATGGATGTCATGGGTTCATATACATGATGTAGTGAGACTTATACATTTCGTCATGAACGACAGCACAATAGAAGGCCCTGTGAATGCCGTTTCGCCAAATCCGGTGCAGATGAAAGAATTCGGAAAAACGGCAGCAAAAGTGATGAACCGCCCCCACTGGATTCCTGCCCCGGGATTTGCCTTGAAAATGGCTCTTGGGGAACGAAGCATTCTTGTCCTTGAAGGGCAGCGTGTCATCCCGAAGGCAGCGGCAGAAAACGGCTTTACTTTTTCCTTTCCATTACTTGAAGACGCTTTGTCAGACTTATTAAAATCAAGATAG
- a CDS encoding DEAD/DEAH box helicase, producing MNSTWSLLEEAKPFLQEAWEKASYTTPTAIQEKAVPAILDGRDVIAESPTGTGKTLAYLLPVLQRINPESKNIQTLIMASSRELVMQIHEEIQKWSAGSGILGASFIGGANVKRQLEKLKKRPQIIVGTPGRVYELINQKKIKMHEVKTIVLDEGDQLLQPEHLSNIKNIIKTTFKDRQLLLFSATLPEKTEAEAKQLMQNPELIKISRGEAVQSDVEHIYFPSEQRDKIDLLQKLSRMEGTKAIAFVKDIGNAAVLAEKLMYKGIELGILHGDSSKRDRELAMKSFRTGEISMLLATDVAARGLDIEGVTHVIHYDLPETSEQYVHRSGRTGRNGASGTVVSLVTEREERELKQLCRNLKIELHKKRFYHGAVVDSK from the coding sequence ATGAACAGCACATGGTCACTGCTTGAAGAAGCAAAACCATTTTTACAGGAAGCCTGGGAAAAGGCTTCGTATACAACTCCAACCGCTATACAGGAAAAGGCGGTTCCTGCCATTCTGGACGGACGCGATGTGATTGCAGAATCGCCGACGGGAACGGGCAAAACGCTTGCCTATTTGCTGCCTGTCCTCCAGCGCATCAACCCTGAGAGCAAAAATATCCAAACACTGATCATGGCGTCTTCAAGAGAACTGGTTATGCAGATCCATGAGGAGATTCAAAAGTGGTCAGCAGGGAGCGGCATTCTCGGAGCAAGCTTCATCGGCGGAGCCAATGTGAAAAGACAGCTCGAGAAGCTGAAGAAGCGCCCGCAGATTATCGTTGGAACACCGGGCCGTGTTTACGAACTGATCAATCAGAAAAAAATCAAAATGCATGAGGTTAAGACAATCGTTCTTGATGAAGGCGATCAGCTGCTGCAGCCGGAGCATCTTTCAAACATTAAAAACATTATCAAAACAACGTTCAAAGACAGACAGCTTCTTCTTTTCTCGGCGACTCTTCCTGAAAAAACGGAAGCAGAAGCAAAACAGCTGATGCAAAATCCGGAGCTGATTAAAATCAGCCGCGGGGAAGCCGTTCAGTCGGATGTTGAACATATTTATTTCCCATCTGAACAGCGCGACAAGATTGATCTTCTTCAAAAGCTTTCAAGAATGGAAGGGACAAAAGCGATTGCTTTCGTAAAGGATATCGGCAATGCAGCGGTCCTTGCTGAAAAGCTGATGTATAAAGGCATTGAACTCGGCATTCTTCACGGCGACTCCTCAAAGCGCGATCGTGAACTAGCGATGAAGAGCTTCCGAACAGGGGAGATCTCCATGCTGCTTGCAACAGATGTTGCCGCACGGGGCCTTGATATTGAAGGAGTGACGCACGTCATTCACTATGACCTGCCGGAAACCTCTGAGCAGTATGTTCATCGCTCAGGACGAACAGGAAGAAATGGTGCCAGTGGAACGGTCGTATCTCTTGTGACAGAACGTGAAGAACGCGAATTGAAGCAGCTGTGCCGCAACCTCAAAATTGAGCTGCACAAAAAGCGTTTTTACCATGGAGCAGTTGTGGATTCAAAGTGA
- a CDS encoding YfhE family protein, with product MSDKRKREKTRNSLSGAQEVTYSREFKMADRAGGYIGSKSGR from the coding sequence ATGTCGGACAAAAGAAAACGCGAAAAAACACGCAACTCTCTAAGCGGCGCTCAAGAAGTAACCTATTCACGGGAATTTAAAATGGCAGACCGCGCGGGCGGGTACATAGGCAGTAAGAGCGGACGCTGA
- a CDS encoding YfhD family protein: MGRANSQQSKNKSNLPQVPKNLKKEADGVYEEYSAELADSADKEAQARAKAADQRQGKSL; the protein is encoded by the coding sequence ATGGGAAGAGCAAACAGCCAGCAGTCCAAAAACAAGAGCAACTTGCCTCAAGTACCGAAAAACTTAAAAAAAGAAGCTGACGGTGTTTACGAGGAATATTCAGCTGAACTCGCAGACAGTGCAGACAAAGAAGCTCAGGCTAGAGCAAAAGCTGCCGACCAGCGTCAGGGAAAATCATTATAG
- a CDS encoding amidohydrolase: protein MDSFLFKNATIYPITSKTLYQSDLLVTGGKIKAIGKNLSAPPDSSIIECGEQFLFPGFIDVHTHLGLYDEGTGWAGNDANETIEVLSPHIRALDGVHPLDQGFKDAVRYGITTVHVMPGSANVIGGTTSVIKTHGVNIKDMLVVETAALKIALGENPKRIHSHGNKDSITRMGIMGMLREVFYKAKCSMNDCDDFRSIPIKKVLNREIPVRIHAHRADDILSAIRFAEEFDLDFRIEHCTEGHLIADEFIGKNIKVSVGPTLTRKSKIELKNKSWETYQALADRGVEVSITTDHPYTPIQYLNVVASIAVREGFDEKLALESITITAAKNLMIDHLVGSLEPGKDADIVLWNHHPFHYLAKPGLTMINGKIVYQKT from the coding sequence ATGGACAGTTTTTTATTTAAGAACGCAACCATTTATCCCATAACGTCAAAAACGCTCTATCAATCAGATCTGCTCGTAACAGGAGGAAAAATCAAAGCAATCGGCAAGAACCTCTCGGCCCCGCCTGATTCATCCATCATCGAGTGCGGGGAGCAGTTTCTTTTCCCCGGCTTTATCGATGTTCATACACACCTCGGCCTTTACGACGAAGGAACAGGCTGGGCAGGCAATGATGCAAACGAAACCATCGAGGTGCTCTCGCCCCACATCCGTGCCCTTGACGGGGTACACCCGCTTGATCAGGGCTTTAAAGATGCAGTCCGGTACGGCATCACAACTGTGCACGTCATGCCTGGCAGCGCGAACGTAATCGGCGGAACAACATCCGTCATTAAAACCCACGGCGTCAATATCAAAGACATGCTCGTAGTAGAAACCGCAGCTCTCAAAATTGCTTTGGGCGAAAACCCGAAGCGGATTCACAGCCACGGCAATAAGGATTCCATTACAAGAATGGGTATCATGGGCATGCTCAGGGAAGTTTTTTATAAAGCCAAATGCAGCATGAATGACTGCGATGACTTCAGATCCATCCCCATCAAAAAAGTGCTGAACCGTGAAATTCCAGTCCGCATTCATGCCCACAGAGCAGATGACATCCTGTCTGCTATAAGATTTGCAGAAGAATTCGACCTGGATTTCAGGATTGAACACTGTACAGAGGGCCATCTGATAGCAGATGAATTTATCGGAAAAAACATCAAAGTAAGTGTCGGCCCGACCCTTACCCGCAAATCAAAAATCGAACTCAAAAACAAAAGCTGGGAAACGTATCAGGCACTCGCTGACCGGGGGGTCGAAGTCTCCATCACGACGGACCACCCCTACACCCCGATCCAGTATTTGAACGTGGTCGCATCCATCGCCGTAAGGGAAGGTTTTGACGAAAAACTCGCTCTTGAATCGATCACCATAACCGCTGCCAAAAACCTGATGATCGACCACCTAGTCGGGAGCCTTGAACCAGGAAAAGACGCTGACATCGTCCTGTGGAACCACCACCCGTTCCACTACCTCGCAAAGCCCGGGCTGACAATGATAAATGGGAAAATAGTCTATCAAAAAACCTGA